Genomic window (Magnolia sinica isolate HGM2019 chromosome 10, MsV1, whole genome shotgun sequence):
TGTTTAGTACCTTTAGTGGTCCCTATACCTGTCATGTTGCTTGGACCATTCACAAGTGGGATTCAAGCTCTTATTTTTGCAACTTTAGCCTCAGCTTATATAGGTGAATCTATAGAGCGTTGCAACTTTAGCCCTGGCTTATATAGTTGAATCTATAGAGCGTCATCATTGACTAGCTTCTGAAATAAGCTGGCCTTTCTTTTTTCAAAAGCACATCCCAACTCATGGGTAGCTCAAGATAATTTACCTGGGGAATATGATATATACAAATACAGTAATTATGATCTAGACTAAGAGCAAGAAAGATGTACAATATTAGGGAATtgtaagaaaaagggaaagagatCTAATCTAAAAGATCCTTTTCCTAAGATTCCAACTTCGTACATTTATTCATACCTCTCCAATCAATATTTGTATTTATACTTGTTCCTAGATATCTCCTATCCATTTTACTAACTGGATTCTCCCTGTTAAATGTAGACCATTGTTGCATGCctccttaaccatctatttgcagtCCTGCACTAGACAAATTAGGATTGTTCACTCAGGAGGGATTTTTCCAGAACCCCATTAGATGAACAGTCCGGATAACTGAGCCACAGCCCCATTTGTCAAATTGTAAGGCCTGAGGATACTGTAAATTATCTTTGGCTCGAGAATCATAAAATTTTCCATTCCTAATTATTTTAGAAAAGACTCCTTGTAATTATTTTGCCAAAAAGTGACCCCTTTATATAAGGagaataaaacaaaagaaattaggctACCTGATTGGTTTTCAGCAGCGACGATCTCCTGAGTTAATGGTGTCGCTGGTACTTTCTCCAGGGTTGACGGTGTGGCTGGTACTTTCTCCTGAGTTGATGGTGTTGCTGTGACTTTCTCCTGAGTGGACGGTGTTGCTGGTTGGGCTTGTAAATTTGCAGTAGCACTGACGGTGTTCGTGCCTGGCAAAGAAGCTGTAAATGAAAAGGATAAAAAGCAAAGAAACCAACAATTAAAAGACTACACAGGGGAGACTAAAAGCCTAAATAATCAAGTTTCAAACAAACCATTCATCGAGATCGGCTGGCCTTGTTTCCGGAAGAAATAGAGTTGCTCGTAGTGCTGGAGCAAGGAAATGTAGTACTTTCGCAATACAAAGGATGCATTCGTAATCGTAGATGGGAAGCTGAAGACTGAAATTACTTCCCTCCATTTCCGATCTCTAATAACCTGTGATCAGAAGAAGAACAAGATGATTCATACACAATGAAACTTTACTAGCAGACAGCATAAAAAAACATGAACAGCTTCATGATTGGcaatgcaaaaaaataaataagttatctTAGGACCTGAAGTACACAGGAATCACGACATAATAAAAAGGAGGTTACAACAAAGCAATTATTGGGTATTAAGCCTGCGCAATCATCTAGTTTGCTGAGGCACACCATGGGAACAAGTGGatccatggttcggtgatccagaccatttttttaaaagatgaagccaaaaacaaaaaaaaacaaaaaaaaaaaggaacaaaaaaaaaaggaataaataaaataaaataagaagaagaagaaagaaaagaaaacaaacttGAAGGAGACCCCTCAGGGAGTCGACTCCCCAATATACAAAGCAGCCCTACTGGAAACTCTTGACCTAGAACCCTTAAGATTACAACAACATTGACTGTTTCTTTCCAACCATACAGCCCAAAAAACAACCAACGGAGCAATTCTCCATCCTTTCCTTCTGAAAGAGCCTTCCGCTTCAGCATTGCAAATCCGAAGCAAAGCTTCCACCAAATTAGGATTTACCCACCAAATGTTGGCTGACCTCAGGATCCCAGACGAAATGATGCAAGAGAAAAAACAATGGACAAacaggtgatccagaccattgatcgtTAGGCCCCACCAAGGATAGGGGATGCCCCAAAAACCTCCCAGACTGGAAGATGTTAGCCACCAATCCCCGGCCTATTGCTCATTGCATGTAGACCATTATTGTATTTTTTTGCATAATGTTTAATTTGTAGACCACCATTAAAAAGGCTCGGATATGCATAGCCAGGAGATTCTTGGGGCACCTTGCATCCACAGtagggccatcagatcaatgggttggatgagtgAATCATGGCCCCTCCTGTACAAACTCAGGGCCCCAGGATAAGATTCTTACCATCAAATCAAGGACAAGATAATCTTCACTCAGCATGGGCTAAAAAGGTTTCAGTGTTGGCCAAAAAGGCAAGCTATCCCCTTTGAACTCTCATCCCTTTGACATTCTatacaaacttttaaaaaaatttaagttgCCTCATATGCAATTTAATGAACTTCTAAAAATTGAAGTCTGCTAATTAATTCCTTTTTCCCTCTTTCATGAAATTTCTCATCACCGATCATAAATAGATAAATGAATCTTATGCGAAATATAAGAGTGCCGAGTGCATTTCAATCATGGCCAATCATGGCAGCGGTTTTAGATAATGACTTGCCTAGACAACAGAACCAATACGATTCCCCCAACTCGTTCTGTTTTGGTCCGTACCAGGGCTACTGAGCCATTTCGGATGATATTTAGAAACATGGATTCAATAATAGAATGAGATCCACTGGTATAATGCCAAAAGGGGGGTCCATACCTTTTCAAGACCACCATGAGATGTCACTTCCACAAAAAGGCGATGCAGGTCGAGTGCCTTTCCTCCTAAAGTCGGCACCCTACAagcaaaaaacagaaaaaggaaacaaGAAGGAAATGAAATAAGTATTGATTCAGATATTCACAAATTCAGATCGAGAGAAATTTGAAGAGAAGTTGGTATAGACATCTCTGAGGATTTCAAGAGGCACTGCCATGTGAAAGGgaacctagggtttcaaaagagCGAATGATCTATAGATCGAATGGATGAGAACTGAAATTTCTAAGAAAGCATGCTTACATAAATATCACAGACGTGCTCGCACGTGTGCCCATGCATATGCCCTTTCCCGTGCATGCACATTTGCATTGTGCAGGAGCAAGTGTGGGAGCAAAAGCCCAAACAAAGAGCAGAAAATAAGGAGTTTTAAGACCCGAAACATCTAGAAGTCACAAAATTCCAAAGTGGGAAAAGCACATTATATAGAGAAGCcatgcaactataaatagacagtTACATGCTCATTAGTAATAGATTCACACAAAACTCCATGACATTATAGATTTAAGGCATCTTTCTTTGGGGAGATATTGTAGGAACCTCAACCTGACTCTTTGTTGTACACTCAACTATTTAGTTCTGACAAGTGCTGCTCATGttccagtaatccagaccatttgtCTGTTGCCCGATTGCCTCCAAGTGTGGATGGAACATGCCCAGAAAGTCTTCCAGATTGAAAGATCATAGCCACCAATATCAGACCTTTCTTCAGTTGAATGTGTGCGGCTGTTCTACTATTTTATCTTTCCAACTGTCAATTTGTAGGCCCGAATCAAATGCCTAAGTTTGTCCTATGGAGAAGATTGTCATGGAATAGTCCACCACAGTGGGGGCCAGcaggccaatggtctggatcactgaaatatGGATCCCATTTATCATAACTGAAAACCCGAGTATATTGCACATAGATGCGGGTCGAGGATCTTATAAGTCCCCTTCTTTTGGTAATCCTTGGAGTTAAGAAACGCAATCCTAGATTGGAATGGCaggcttaagggcctgtttggtagatgcctgaaaatgggttaatctcattttagttaatcattaTTCTGTAATAGAGATCATGTTCTTTAACACATAATTCCATTTAGTTAATcattttttagagatatttagTTAATCATTTTACGTTCGAAATatctctaatacatgattatgattaactaaaatgagatgaacccattttaaggtgtctaccaaacaggccatAAGCATTGAAGACATGCAATATTAATCAGGAGAACCAGGAAAAGATAAGGAAATTCCACATTGAAACAGAAATATCGGAAAAGAACTTACTCTAGCAGAAATgggacaaaaagaagaagaagaaggatgtaCAAAAGAACATGCATATCTAGGATGGCAGCGTCAACGCAAGAAGCTCAGAAAAACTAGCTATTCGTGTCCGATACCACCCCAAAAGTCCAAAGAAAACTTGTTTACAAACAGAAAAGAGAAGCCCATAAATCTTATATCCAATGAACAAAATGCTAAACTAGAGGGACCACGCAAAACCCAAAATAACAGCATTTTAGAAATATGAAAACCAAGTTATGAGGTAACAATAAAGCTTCAAAAGTAAATATCGAAAGCAGATTTTAAGAAACCAGTTTCCTAGCAGGAAGCTTCAAAAGTAGAACGTGCATTTCTTGGATGACAACattaatcaaatacataaacagaaACAAAATGTCTTGAATGAGCAAAATAACTCTCCAAAAAAAGACCACTTTTAATAGAAAAAGCCCAAATCCAAGAGCATTTAGAAAAATCATTTTGAGAGAAAAACAGAAAGAAACTTGAATCTACAAATTTACAGATCAGGAGATAAAACCTTTGTTTCTCACCCAAAAGAAAAGTTAGGAACATGCATTTCTGGGATGAAAATATCAATGAAAGAACTAACAAAGAACCAAAGAACCCAAGTACAAAACCATCTTGATTAAGCAACACACACTCCAAACTGgcatttttaccaatgaaaagaaGAAACCATTAGCCCTAGTGGCCAGAGCCAAAAACCAAAAGCATACAAAAATCCCCACttggagaagaagaaaatgatgattatgaagaagaaaatgaaaatctgcAACTTAGACATTCAAAGATCCCAGTTTTTCTCATGCATTCCCATAATAACAacattaattaaataaaaaacacTTCACtagcaaaataataataacaataataaaaaccCATATCCAAGAAAAACGCATTAAATCAAATAAACccagcaaaaagaaaaaagaaaaaacctaaaACCCCATTTACATGCACCTAGGAGGGGgggaaaaatcaaacaagaagaGATTtgaagggggggggggtgggtggggAACAGTTTTTTTCTACTTGGAACCCATTTACATGCACCTAACAAAACCCAAAATAAGGAccctaaaaaaaatcaaagatcacAGAAAACCCCATCAACTTTCCTCAGTTTCAATCCattcatgaaaagaaaaaagCCCACAATTTTTATCGGATAAAAAAGGAgatagaaaaagagaaaagaccCACTTACATGAACTTGGTTCCAATGGATTTGTGCAGCTTCTCAAGCGTTTGCATGAAAAAATCAGCACTTGCAACAACTTCCTCATATGTAGCGAGTGGCAAAGGGTagatattgttgttgttgttgctgttgttggtGTCTGAATCCTCTTTTTGGGGTATTGTTGCAATGGTAAGCACTGTTGATGGTGGTGGTGTTTGTGTGGGTGGTTGTTTGGAGAGATTGTGAGACATTTCAAtcaaaggagggagagagagagagagggagggagagagagagaagtttctCCTTTTTCTAAGCTGAGTAAGGAAAAGAGAAGATATGTAGGGGTACAAACTACAAAGTACAAGGCCACTTAGCAAATGGAGATTTTGTTCAGATATGAAAAGCCCGAGTAGGGGAATAGAAATGTGGGAGAAGAGGTGAACAgaggataggtttaggtaaaACAAAGGATAGAGATTTGATAGTCCCTATGACTACCTCAAATGGTAATCCTGGGCCTCCCAGTGGGCCACCCTTGTTGATGCTGGGCCTCAGATCTCCcatgtgggccatccatgatcAAATTTCTTGAGTCGTGATTCAGCAAGTGGGCCCTCAGGTTACAGATCCATGCCACCTTTCAAGTATGAATTGACAATCCATCAATGTCAAACTCGTACTTGGatttgggaagtggattggctggcacGTTGAGTGGTAGCATGTTGATGTGGTAAAGTTTTCCGGGCCCACCCTAgtatatgtgttatatgcacgtcattcatccattttataatttcatttaaggcatgagcctaaaaatgaggcaaatccatatattttatattcatgtcatccgtccattttgcaagatcatctaACCGAGCAAATTCATATGTGCTATATTCATGTCATTCATCCCTTTTGTAAGACCATTTAAGGCATAAGcgtaaaaatgagacaaattcatataTGTGCTATATTTACTTGATTCGTTCATTTGTAAGATCATTAAAGGCACAAAAGCtttaaaatgaggtatatctagaCTTTAAGAAGACTCCGTTATAAAGAGTTTTAAGGATGAAATACTTATTATCAAAAATATCTTATAAACTTTAAAAGTTGTCTATcaaagtgatatatatatatatatatatattccctccATGAAAAGTCCAAGTGACCTTGTGAAAAGGTTGGCAAACAAGGGCTCCTTTGAATACCTCTCTTCTCTGCTTGTGGCAATAGATAAGGCCTATTTCAATATTaccaaataaattattttttctacCAAGTAATTTATTTTAGATGAATAAGTTTGTTTTATAATTagttataaatttttatttaaatttatttaatcatttcaattattattaatatttattttttagcttTTTCACTTTTCATAAGTTGATCAAGAGAAGCATCAAAAGAAACGAAGGAGAAGAAAATGGTAATAAGTATGTTATTTATCAAACATATTtatttcttaataagtagaaactaagataaactGCTTGAAATATTAGTAGTTTATCTTAATTAACATACAAGCCAAATGCTCcctaagtaacttatttcaaataagttaggTTTATAATtatttataagtaatttttttacttaaagctAATTTGTCACTTCAATTAGTTTTTTTaagcttttttcctttttataaattgctaaagagaaaattaaataagatagaagagagaagaaaCCGATAAATATGATGTTcaccaaatatacttatctgcttaataagtaaaaactaagGGAGCATTTGGATTGTAGGTTACTTAAAATATGTTACTTATTGTAAACATTCTACATAGATTAGCAACTTGATGAAGTATGAATGATCCTTAGGAACTAATTATAACCTTACACCATATATAAAATCTCAGCCATTTTCAAGCCTAGGCTAAACCTTAATTAAACCCAAGCCATTATTTAAACTAAACCATTACCTAAGCTAAGTTATACCCAAGCTGTTTTTAAggcaaatccttaaacttaagcCTTAAACCAATTCTCAGGTATGAACAAGCCAGTTAACTAATTTTCAGAGATGAATAGTAAACAATGGTAATCCGATTACCATCTCCTCTTGGAATATGTGCTTTGAGCTGTAACTATTGCTCTCCTAGAAAGTCAACTATTCTGGAACCTGCTTAACCTCAGAGTTCTCATTATTTACGATTTTACCAAGCCATTTTAGCTCGTAAGAAAGTACTATGTAGCGTCTCACTTCCCTCTACCAATCCTGAGCTTCTACATCCTTATTTACCATTCATAATTCATAGAATTACCAAAAACTCATCCCAATGGGTTATAAATATCATTTCCTATATTCATTTGAAACCAAGTAACTTTCACAAAGAGAATAAGAATGAAAGGGAGTAAGTgagtgagaatgagagagagtgtttgAGTTCTCAAGCTCCTATCTTCTTCAGCCTCTTCTAGCCTCCTCCAACTCTCTCCTAGTCACCTCATCCCACTTAGGTTAACTATTCCAATCATACTGCTCCCAAActttcaaaccatttcaagtgtAAGCCAAATATCGTGCTATCATCACTAGCATTTACTTCCATTCTCAATCCCTCTACTTTTTTACGTTGCCATTGAACATATGCTTCGTGACTTACAAGAATTTCGAATCATGTTGCATCAGAAACTTATGTTAGCTTAGTCATGTTACATAACATTCTTGGATCATCACATCTATTCTTAAACCCCATTTATAGACATTCTTTGGATGTATTCTTGTCGAAATTATAGACCCTGCAACACAAAAAATCTGAGTTTGTCTGATTTCATTTTAATAATTTACATCCTATCATTTTATCCCCTAAGATCATATTatcacacaaagtagagaccgtacacctGTACGGGAAGAGAAGATACCCAACATCTTCCCTCTCTGTAACTAAGGTCTCTTAATCGGAATTTCTGGTCGCAGATCATGATTCAATTTAAAGTAAGAGAGTCTTCAGATTCTCTAGTTTTTATAGATTCCGCAAGTTCCAACTGACTACGGAATTTTgagttaattggctagtggcgacttcaATTATActgcatcatcaatccaaatcaacCCATACGCCTCAAAAAATGAACATAAAAAGTGTGGGCGTTGATTTCCAGAGTTCACGCTTATGCCCTAAATAGCATAtcatgatttctacttattaaattaAAGCGATTAAATAACTTTAATTAAAatagttacttataattaattttaaaccaaacttacttatctcaaataagttacttatttacgGTTGTTAGTAGAAAgagtaacttatttagtggtatccaaacaaACCCTAACTTAAGCTACTTGAGACATGAGAAGTTCATCTTAAGTTACCTACTACCCAAACACCCCTCAGATATTATggtagccctaggaaggtttcaactatgaaaGTTATTTTCCCCATCACTTTTTGTAGTATGATTCATTGAAGTtctaaatctattttatttttgggctcatgtcctaaaatgatttcacaaaataaatgaaccacATGGATATGGCACATTCCAAGGTAGGGCTTACaaaactttgccacatcaacacataAATGGTGTCCATAGTGTCCGGCACACCATGCATTCCCGGAGTTAGAAAAACAAGTCCAATGGTAAAAGTTCCACATAAATATACAGTAATATTCGCATTGTACCCTACTTGATAAATAGTCCATATGTCCAGCCCATCTTGCAGGAACAGATCTTTGACATATGGGCTGGATGGACACCATGGGTTCCAGAAAAAACCAATCTTAGGATTGGATCTCATTGTAGTGGGCCCATTTTTGCATGGACCTGAATGTAAGCCTGAAAAATGAGTTGGGAGTGGCTTTCGTTGGACCATCCAAACACCCCATCTCGTCGGGTGCCAATTCAAGGCTGTCAACAGGCTGGGCTTCGGTCAAGTTTGCTTGGATAAGTCCTCGCTGCTTATACATGACCTGGGCTCGACCTTTTGGCCC
Coding sequences:
- the LOC131257734 gene encoding high mobility group B protein 15-like, yielding MSHNLSKQPPTQTPPPSTVLTIATIPQKEDSDTNNSNNNNNIYPLPLATYEEVVASADFFMQTLEKLHKSIGTKFMVPTLGGKALDLHRLFVEVTSHGGLEKVIRDRKWREVISVFSFPSTITNASFVLRKYYISLLQHYEQLYFFRKQGQPISMNASLPGTNTVSATANLQAQPATPSTQEKVTATPSTQEKVPATPSTLEKVPATPLTQEIVAAENQSGPASAPLSPGCSVIGTIDGKFDNGYLVTVSLGSEKLKGVLYHVPLEMPPASRSSTGAAARRRNRKRSRRAMNEPSRPKPNRSGYNFFFQEHCAKLLHSGEESVISKKIGYMWSKLSEAEKEVYQQKGMKDKERYRNEMLEYKKSSTTSMPQ